In the genome of Methylomagnum ishizawai, the window AACTCGCCGTTTTGCATGATCGTGAGCTTTTGTTCCGGCTTCCGGCCATTGATCCGGTAGTACATCTGCTCTTCGTGGTTCGCCAGATTTTCGGAAATCAACGCGACCAAATCCGGGGAACGGCGGTAGACAATATCCACCTTGGCCTTGGTGATACTGACCAGGAAATCCAAAGTCGGAACCCCCACGTCGCCCGTGGAACCCAATACCACATCGCCGCCGGAGCCATCGATATATTGGCTGCCGTTGTTGTAGCCCTTGATCTGATACAGCCAACCGGGCAATACATCCTCGCCGTTAGGGTTGGTGGCCCTATCGGTGGCGGTATCCGACCGTTGCCCATACCACCCCACGCGCAGCCGGTCATCGGCGATGCACTCGCGGACTTTCATCCCCCACAGTTCGAACATATTGGGGAACATGGCCCAGGAGTCGATTTCGTCGTAGGTGATCGCCACATCGTTCTCGACCGGCCCCATATCGAAGGTGTTCTTGGTCTTGCCGTGTGCGCCCTTCGGAGTGCGCTCGTCGCCATCGAGGGTATTGGTGCGGCTGGCGGTCAATCCCGCCTTGCCGATGAAGATCACATCGCCCTTCATCTGCGGCTTCGGTATAACCGTCAGCATGTCCAGGAAGGTTTGGCCTTCCTGCTCCTTCAACGGCTGCAATTCCTGTATCCGCGAGGGATCGATGCTGAATTCCTGGGTCGCGTCCGCCACGCCATGGTATTTCGCCAATTCGGCAACGAATTCATTGGCCCGCTGACGGCCCAGGGTGGAGAGGATGTGTTTTGATGCCATGATGTTTTGCCGTGTCGATGGTAGGAGCGGGAACTACGCGAACGCCTTGGCGGCGTTGTAGGTTTTTTGCTCGCCCGTGTTTTCCTTGGGTTTCGTGCCGCCCGCGCCGGGCGTCGAAACCGCCTTGTCGAACTCCTCGCGGAGCTTCTTCAGGTCGGTGTCCAGCGCGGCGAACTTCTCGCCGAGGCCGTCCAGGGCGGCGAGCTGGGTGCCGAACTCGCCGGTCTGCGTGGTGAACTTTTCGATCTGGACCCCGAAGGCGGCGATCTTGTCCTCGATGGCCTTCAGGTCCACACCTTCGGCTATGACGCCGGGTTCGGCCACGGCCTTTTCCGCCGCCGCCTTCAAGGACGCCAGATCGGTGCTCATGGTGTTGACCTGGGTCGTCAACGCCGTGAATTGCTTGATGAATTCTTTCTCGTCCACTTCGGGTTCCTCGACGGTGGGTTTCTTG includes:
- a CDS encoding P2 family phage major capsid protein; protein product: MASKHILSTLGRQRANEFVAELAKYHGVADATQEFSIDPSRIQELQPLKEQEGQTFLDMLTVIPKPQMKGDVIFIGKAGLTASRTNTLDGDERTPKGAHGKTKNTFDMGPVENDVAITYDEIDSWAMFPNMFELWGMKVRECIADDRLRVGWYGQRSDTATDRATNPNGEDVLPGWLYQIKGYNNGSQYIDGSGGDVVLGSTGDVGVPTLDFLVSITKAKVDIVYRRSPDLVALISENLANHEEQMYYRINGRKPEQKLTIMQNGELNRSYGGLPCYVPPFFPDGTVLVTSLDNLHLYFQASSLRRYVRDYSPRNQYEDFNSRNECYAVGDYRKTALVDGITIDEAIADVAP